From Streptomyces sp. NBC_00775, one genomic window encodes:
- a CDS encoding glycosyltransferase family 2 protein, translating into MNPHSPQVSVVVIGYDDAPHVTDAVRSALAQGPAVREVIAVDDCSTDGSGDLLDGLAAGEPRLRVIRRAVNSGGCGSPRNDGMDATTAPYVMFLDSDDLLPPGAVDALLGAAREQRAPVASGLCVRRELPSGREVPWERALYARPALVPHPARRTRLVHDTLCVNKLYRTDFLREHWIRFPEGRFRYEDFVFTARVLAAGPRIALIPDTVYVWHVRRDAARLSISLDRADIDNWRARTEANQVAYEILLGAGEKRLAQAVHAKFLDHELRMYTRELELRGPEYRSAWWELTRAHLSTFDATDFTVNPTAPGRLVARVVLASPAPRDLPRLKELAARPARLLAPYARASDGTPIWSDGLPQVTLDHFLVRPAHLLPASVDAELRPRARGTLLRLRLHELYGRMAEAGPASVEVEFVHREEGRVGGRAAAVFVPDRYGDVWTAGTPVDLSALGAGVWDLRLKLVFRDGTSREATAHALTGPGLLRRRAIPDARHGVLLVQPYRTHAGALALRTASGWRGMTEVVRRRLGRLLH; encoded by the coding sequence ATGAACCCTCACTCCCCGCAGGTCAGTGTCGTCGTCATCGGGTACGACGACGCCCCCCATGTGACCGACGCGGTGCGCTCGGCGCTCGCGCAGGGCCCGGCGGTCCGTGAGGTGATCGCGGTGGACGACTGCTCGACGGACGGCAGCGGGGACCTCCTCGACGGCCTCGCCGCCGGGGAGCCGCGTCTGAGAGTGATCCGCCGGGCGGTCAACAGCGGGGGCTGCGGCAGCCCCCGCAACGACGGCATGGACGCCACGACAGCCCCGTACGTGATGTTCCTGGACAGCGACGACCTGCTGCCGCCCGGCGCGGTGGACGCGCTGCTGGGCGCGGCGCGCGAGCAGCGCGCGCCGGTCGCGTCCGGGCTCTGCGTGCGCCGCGAGCTGCCCTCGGGGCGCGAAGTCCCGTGGGAGCGTGCCCTGTACGCGCGCCCCGCGCTGGTCCCGCACCCCGCACGGCGCACGCGCCTGGTGCACGACACCCTCTGCGTCAACAAGCTGTACCGCACCGACTTCCTGCGCGAGCACTGGATCCGCTTCCCCGAGGGCCGCTTCCGCTACGAGGACTTCGTCTTCACCGCGCGCGTGCTGGCCGCCGGACCGCGCATCGCGCTGATCCCCGACACGGTGTACGTCTGGCACGTGCGGCGCGACGCGGCCCGGCTGTCGATCTCGCTCGACCGGGCGGACATCGACAACTGGCGGGCGCGGACCGAGGCCAACCAGGTGGCGTACGAGATCCTGCTGGGCGCCGGTGAGAAGCGGCTCGCGCAGGCCGTGCACGCCAAGTTCCTCGACCACGAGCTGCGGATGTACACGCGCGAACTGGAGCTGCGCGGTCCCGAGTACCGCAGCGCGTGGTGGGAGCTCACGCGCGCGCATCTGTCGACGTTCGACGCGACCGACTTCACCGTCAACCCGACCGCCCCCGGCCGCCTCGTCGCCCGCGTGGTGCTGGCCTCCCCCGCACCCCGTGATCTGCCCCGCCTCAAGGAGCTCGCGGCCCGCCCGGCCAGGCTGCTCGCGCCGTACGCGCGCGCCTCCGACGGGACGCCCATCTGGTCGGACGGCCTCCCCCAGGTGACGCTGGACCACTTCCTCGTCCGCCCCGCGCATCTGCTGCCGGCCTCCGTCGACGCGGAACTGCGGCCACGCGCGCGTGGCACCCTCCTGCGACTGCGCCTGCACGAGCTGTACGGGCGGATGGCGGAGGCGGGTCCGGCGTCGGTGGAGGTGGAGTTCGTGCACCGGGAGGAGGGCCGGGTGGGCGGGCGCGCCGCCGCGGTCTTCGTGCCCGACCGGTACGGGGACGTCTGGACCGCCGGGACGCCGGTGGACCTGTCGGCGCTGGGCGCGGGCGTCTGGGACCTCCGGCTGAAGCTCGTTTTCCGCGACGGCACGAGCCGCGAGGCCACGGCGCACGCGCTCACGGGCCCCGGCCTGCTGCGCCGCCGCGCGATCCCGGACGCCCGCCACGGGGTCCTGCTGGTGCAGCCGTACCGCACGCACGCGGGGGCGCTGGCGCTGCGCACGGCGTCCGGATGGAGAGGAATGACCGAGGTCGTACGCCGCCGGCTCGGCCGCCTGCTTCACTGA
- a CDS encoding glycosyltransferase 87 family protein, with the protein MSPSTSPLKSPLKSLLKKHRRPLTLAAAWLATRSLMLWMLAHDELAPLGRGGVSKEVGQLYFRWYGVLSHGAFPADDRMWQYPPGAGPVLLAPALLPMLTYFTAFVTLTLATDAVITVALARAGSRPGRSLRGAALWTLALPLLLHIPLARYDVEVTAFAVISLLTLSRSTRACGAFAAMGALVKVWPALALIGTPRGRTTREAWTSAAVMAGALLTLLAAVFSNPFGFLRQQGGRGVQIESLGGTVLGFARRAGWPGAVRYQYGAMEFVGPYVSAVAAVSLALTVAAFGLLLLWRVRARRWTPATPYDAALAAVLLFTVTSRVISPQYMVWLLGLSAVCLTSRHTTQRPVAALLVAATAVSSVAYPGLYGDVVHSTWTGCLLMLVRNGLLATAAGLSFARLWRSGHPATVTDGVKSDASARNAHPTPAVFPTRH; encoded by the coding sequence ATGAGTCCCTCGACGAGCCCTTTGAAGAGTCCCTTGAAGAGTCTTCTGAAGAAACATCGGCGCCCGCTCACCCTCGCCGCCGCCTGGCTGGCCACCCGCTCGCTGATGCTGTGGATGCTCGCCCACGACGAGCTCGCCCCGCTCGGCCGGGGCGGGGTCTCGAAGGAGGTGGGCCAGCTGTACTTCCGCTGGTACGGCGTCCTGTCGCACGGCGCGTTTCCGGCGGACGACCGCATGTGGCAGTACCCGCCGGGCGCGGGCCCGGTGCTGCTCGCGCCGGCGCTGCTGCCGATGCTGACGTACTTCACGGCCTTCGTGACGCTCACCCTCGCCACGGACGCCGTGATCACCGTCGCCCTCGCGCGCGCGGGCAGCCGCCCGGGCCGCAGCCTGCGCGGTGCCGCCCTGTGGACGCTGGCGCTCCCCCTGCTCCTGCACATCCCGCTCGCCCGGTACGACGTCGAGGTCACCGCCTTCGCCGTCATCTCCCTGTTGACGTTGTCGCGCTCCACGCGTGCGTGCGGCGCGTTCGCCGCGATGGGGGCCCTGGTGAAGGTCTGGCCCGCGCTGGCCCTGATCGGCACCCCGCGGGGCCGTACGACACGGGAGGCCTGGACGTCGGCGGCGGTCATGGCGGGCGCGCTGCTCACTCTCCTGGCGGCCGTCTTCAGCAACCCCTTCGGCTTCCTGCGCCAGCAGGGCGGCCGGGGCGTGCAGATCGAGTCGCTCGGGGGCACGGTCCTGGGCTTCGCGCGCCGCGCCGGATGGCCGGGGGCGGTGCGCTACCAGTACGGCGCGATGGAGTTCGTGGGCCCGTACGTCTCCGCGGTCGCCGCCGTCTCGCTCGCCCTGACGGTCGCCGCGTTCGGGCTCCTGCTGCTGTGGCGGGTGCGGGCGCGACGCTGGACACCGGCGACCCCGTACGACGCGGCGCTCGCCGCCGTGCTGCTGTTCACGGTGACGAGCCGGGTGATCAGCCCCCAGTACATGGTGTGGCTGCTCGGCCTGTCCGCCGTGTGCCTGACCTCGCGGCACACCACGCAGCGCCCGGTGGCCGCGCTGCTCGTGGCGGCGACGGCGGTCAGCTCGGTCGCGTATCCCGGCCTGTACGGGGACGTCGTCCACAGCACCTGGACGGGCTGCCTGCTGATGCTCGTACGCAATGGACTGCTGGCGACGGCCGCCGGGCTGTCGTTCGCACGGCTGTGGCGGTCGGGCCACCCCGCGACCGTGACAGACGGGGTGAAATCAGACGCGTCCGCGCGGAACGCTCACCCCACTCCTGCCGTCTTCCCGACGAGACACTAA
- a CDS encoding glycosyltransferase family 39 protein, producing MVSVWVRRSWVGRPEAMAVLAVLLPVLVMLAMGLWGLDRGGMWRDEGVTFQVARRSVPQIWQLLHSADAVHGLYYLLMHPVLAPHPGEVALRLPSVCAAAATAGLVAALGVRLCRPRVGLWAGLLYAVTPMTGHFAQEGRSYALVAAGAAGATWLLVRAMTVPSARAKSRTWGRAASRYWWAYGTAVAVTCLLHELAVLLLFAHAGTLALARVPARVWRAWGCAAGAVVLALVPLALVSHAQSAQVAWLPRPGLGSVARLLAAFTGPERLLVVPHLVLIALALALWRPFARRGEPSLQAVALPLMVVPPAVLMTVSQFWPLYDDRYVLYALAGAPLLAAAGAERLVSLLPRLRLTVPTGARVTLIGALAVTLGFAFQLPLFRLDRTPGHRADNLATVSATAGRELRPGDPVLFLPSIVRRSALAYPNGFRGVRDVALSAPGPSSGTLYGQEAAPSELRRRLSRLDHVWLVAEPFATRPTWTPDTPTERLKLTLVEEEFVPLQEITRGGVTLRLYIRRPPRAQQDESTL from the coding sequence ATGGTGAGTGTGTGGGTGAGGCGGTCGTGGGTCGGGCGTCCCGAGGCGATGGCGGTCCTGGCGGTCCTCCTGCCCGTGCTCGTGATGCTGGCGATGGGGCTCTGGGGGCTCGACCGCGGTGGCATGTGGCGCGACGAGGGGGTGACCTTCCAGGTCGCGCGGCGTTCGGTGCCGCAGATCTGGCAGCTGCTGCACTCCGCCGACGCGGTGCACGGCCTGTACTACCTCTTGATGCACCCCGTCCTCGCCCCGCACCCCGGCGAGGTCGCCCTCCGGCTCCCCTCGGTCTGTGCCGCCGCCGCGACCGCGGGTCTCGTCGCCGCCCTCGGCGTCCGGCTGTGCCGCCCGCGGGTCGGCCTGTGGGCGGGGCTGCTGTACGCCGTCACGCCCATGACCGGGCACTTCGCGCAGGAGGGCCGGTCGTACGCGCTCGTCGCGGCCGGAGCGGCGGGAGCGACCTGGCTGCTGGTGCGGGCCATGACGGTCCCCTCTGCTCGTGCGAAGTCGAGGACTTGGGGGAGGGCGGCGAGCCGGTACTGGTGGGCGTACGGAACGGCGGTCGCCGTCACCTGTCTGCTGCACGAACTGGCGGTGCTCCTGCTGTTCGCGCACGCGGGGACACTGGCGCTCGCGCGGGTGCCGGCACGGGTGTGGCGGGCGTGGGGGTGCGCGGCGGGAGCCGTGGTCCTGGCGCTGGTGCCGCTCGCCCTCGTCTCGCACGCGCAGTCCGCGCAGGTCGCGTGGTTGCCGCGGCCCGGCCTCGGGAGCGTGGCGCGACTGCTGGCGGCGTTCACGGGCCCGGAACGGCTTCTGGTCGTGCCACACCTGGTCCTCATCGCCCTCGCCCTGGCTCTGTGGCGGCCCTTCGCGCGGCGGGGCGAGCCGTCGCTCCAGGCGGTCGCCCTGCCCCTCATGGTGGTCCCGCCCGCCGTGCTGATGACCGTCTCGCAGTTCTGGCCGCTGTACGACGACCGCTATGTGCTGTACGCCCTCGCCGGCGCACCGCTGCTCGCCGCGGCGGGCGCCGAACGGCTGGTGAGCCTGCTGCCCCGGCTGCGCCTCACCGTCCCCACCGGAGCGCGCGTCACCCTCATCGGAGCCCTGGCCGTCACCCTCGGCTTCGCCTTCCAGCTCCCCCTCTTCCGCCTGGACCGGACCCCCGGCCACCGAGCCGACAACCTCGCCACCGTCTCCGCCACGGCAGGGCGCGAACTGCGCCCCGGCGACCCGGTGCTGTTCCTGCCCTCGATCGTGCGACGCTCGGCACTGGCGTACCCGAACGGCTTCCGCGGGGTCCGCGACGTCGCCCTGAGCGCCCCGGGCCCGTCCTCCGGAACCCTCTACGGGCAGGAGGCGGCCCCCTCGGAACTCCGCCGCCGCCTCTCCCGGCTAGACCACGTCTGGCTCGTCGCCGAACCCTTCGCGACCCGCCCGACCTGGACCCCGGACACCCCCACGGAACGCCTCAAACTCACCCTGGTCGAGGAGGAGTTCGTCCCCCTCCAGGAGATCACCCGAGGAGGCGTGACCCTGCGCCTGTACATCCGCAGACCACCACGCGCCCAGCAGGACGAGAGCACCCTGTGA
- a CDS encoding MarR family winged helix-turn-helix transcriptional regulator codes for MTATPTTPSTPSAPSTPVPPDGDYLRLDEQICFSLNAASRAFGGVYRVLLKDLGITYPQYLVMLVLWEHGELPVKKLGEHLRLDSGTLSPLLKRLEATGLVRRERSVRDERSVHVQLTDEGVALRERALAVPRRIAAATGASLEEIRELRARLDRLTVALDEAALESTPGCV; via the coding sequence ATGACCGCAACGCCCACCACCCCGAGCACGCCGAGCGCCCCGAGTACCCCGGTCCCGCCCGACGGGGACTACCTCCGTCTCGACGAGCAGATCTGCTTCTCCCTGAACGCCGCGTCGCGCGCCTTCGGCGGCGTCTACCGCGTGCTCCTCAAGGACCTCGGGATCACCTATCCCCAGTACCTGGTGATGCTGGTGCTGTGGGAGCACGGCGAACTGCCCGTGAAGAAGCTCGGCGAGCATCTGCGGCTCGACTCCGGGACGCTGTCGCCGCTGCTCAAGCGGCTGGAGGCGACGGGTCTTGTGCGGCGGGAGCGGAGTGTGCGGGACGAGCGGTCGGTGCACGTTCAGCTCACCGATGAGGGTGTTGCCCTGCGGGAGCGGGCGTTGGCCGTGCCTCGGCGGATCGCTGCCGCGACGGGGGCGAGTCTTGAGGAGATCCGGGAGCTTCGGGCTCGGCTGGATCGGTTGACGGTGGCGCTGGATGAGGCGGCGTTGGAGTCGACTCCAGGGTGCGTGTAG
- a CDS encoding organic hydroperoxide resistance protein: MDAIYTAVATATHGREGRTVSSDGKLDLQLAMPVELGGNGQGTNPEQLFAAGYAACFASALGLVGRAAKVDVSEAAVTGEVGIGKQGEGFALKVTLRIELPDTVDEATGRKLVEQAHQVCPYSNATRGNIPVELVVE, from the coding sequence ATGGACGCGATCTACACCGCTGTCGCCACCGCCACCCACGGCCGCGAGGGCCGCACCGTCAGCTCCGACGGCAAGCTCGACCTCCAGCTGGCCATGCCGGTGGAGCTGGGCGGCAACGGGCAGGGCACCAACCCCGAGCAGCTCTTCGCCGCCGGTTACGCCGCCTGTTTCGCCAGCGCCCTCGGCCTCGTCGGCCGCGCCGCGAAGGTCGACGTCAGCGAGGCCGCGGTGACCGGCGAGGTCGGCATCGGCAAGCAGGGCGAGGGCTTCGCCCTCAAGGTGACGCTGCGCATCGAACTGCCCGACACCGTCGACGAGGCCACCGGCCGCAAGCTGGTCGAGCAGGCCCACCAGGTCTGCCCCTACTCCAACGCCACCCGCGGCAACATCCCGGTGGAGCTCGTGGTCGAGTAG